Proteins found in one Eretmochelys imbricata isolate rEreImb1 chromosome 9, rEreImb1.hap1, whole genome shotgun sequence genomic segment:
- the ZBTB38 gene encoding zinc finger and BTB domain-containing protein 38, translated as MTVMSHSKDLKDDFHSDTVLSILNEQRIRGILCDVTIIVEDTKFKAHSNVLAASSLYFKNIFWSHTICISGHVLELDDLKAEVFTEILNYIYSSTVVVKRQETVTDLAAAGKKLGISFLEDLTDINFSNSPCPFAFCITEKGVVKEEKNEKRHEDSAITNGPRITNAFSIFENENNNNLFSPLDLRASFKKVSETSKVTNVGLDRDVVGKDAEPASTLAEHSYAVSSGGDAFQGTPFLEHDSSPRNKMSEDNYGTLQTTSLLQPIKQACGTPKMAFKPQCTGLAIAKISAPKVTNKEVQQGAVTDQAIIPLPHDKAGDLLFSTEEENKSANIPGSIGTVIPPVYRCNCCTRLFDDRALLSTHLQLHTNHREPLICKYCSKQFANLNRLENHEQVCRSSGSISVQSGNEQKFLDNYTTTDERNGSSHGSTEPLMSENNITDYSSANCTLPETDHLVKVVDGQILYTCIVCKRSYVTLSSLRRHANVHSWRRTYPCHYCNKVFALAEYRTRHEIWHTGERRYQCIFCLETFMTYYILKNHQKSFHAIDHRLAVNKKTANGGLKPSMYPYKLYRLLPMKCRRLPYKSYQNSSYENVQANNQVNEATSSTCIIQNSLNSELPSLNFQNNILTNNTTISLNTSSCNDATLSMNIQNVSPWAVGMLNSNLQSDFFTAEKSVPTAANELSSGSQECDSSILPFSNVSENSASVINYSSSAPSVIMHSSRVSSVIMHSNAVTSVGSSKTISSNNTASQSIKDDCKHGSDNYGKGITKAKTIKEKKKTLLYNRGETLEELQNITGSGGSSNKATDTFQESSKTETYIAKPALPGTSTDSNVAPLCQITVKIGNEAIVKRHILGSKLFYKRERRSKCDSEQDNQPQETETERKERSPARLCRSECMELTEMCDDVSDQDSNDKPWRPYYNYKPKKKSKQLRKMRKVKWRKNHGNKNSSSESQNTCNREYALRNIPEEKGINKEGNTEMPNLHCELCEIEKSSTEEIQEPIHWHVPTSKPYICELCQKQFQSPSTLKMHMRCHTGEKPYTCKTCGKCFSVPGNLQKHERIHLGVKDFVCQYCSKAFTLNETLKIHERIHTGEKRYHCQFCLQSFLYLSTKRNHEQRHVHEHNGKGYACLQCPKICKTAAALGMHQKKHLFKSPSQQDRKEYLCNESSKPLESQDFIDSDGNEVNSIQSMTPKIIL; from the coding sequence atgaCAGTCATGTCCCATTCAAAGGATCTCAAGGATGACTTTCATAGTGACACGGTACTCTCCATTTTAAATGAACAGCGCATCCGGGGTATTTTATGTGATGTCACTATAATTGTGGAAGATACCAAATTTAAAGCCCACAGTAATGTCCTAGCAGCTTCAAGcctttatttcaaaaatattttttggagtCATACGATCTGTATTTCCGGACATGTCCTGGAGTTAGATGATCTTAAGGCTGAAGTGTTTACTGAAATACTTAATTATATCTACAGTTCCACAGTAGTTGTTAAGAGACAGGAGACTGTAACAGACCTTGCAGCTGCAGGGAAAAAACTGGGAATATCATTTCTGGAAGATCTTACAGACATTAATTTTTCAAATTCCCCTTGTCCATTTGCATTTTGTATTACTGAAAAAGGGGTggtcaaagaagaaaaaaatgaaaaaagacatGAAGATTCAGCTATCACAAACGGGCCAAGAATCACAAATGCAttttcaatttttgaaaatgaaaataataacaATTTGTTTTCTCCACTTGACTTGAGAGCGAGTTTTAAAAAGGTATCTGAGACCAGTAAAGTAACCAATGTTGGCCTTGATAGGGATGTTGTTGGAAAAGATGCTGAGCCAGCCAGTACGTTAGCTGAACACTCCTATGCAGTTTCTTCTGGAGGTGATGCTTTTCAAGGAACTCCTTTTTTAGAACATGACAGCAGCCCCCGGAATAAAATGAGTGAAGACAATTATGGAACTCTCCAGACAACATCGCTACTTCAACCAATAAAACAAGCATGTGGTACACCAAAGATGGCCTTTAAACCCCAGTGTACTGGTCTGGCTATAGCAAAAATATCAGCCCCCAAAGTAACCAATaaagaggttcaacaaggagcaGTTACAGATCAAGCGATTATTCCTCTTCCTCATGATAAGGCAGGAGACTTACTTTTTTCCACAGAAGAGGAAAATAAATCTGCTAACATCCCTGGATCCATAGGAACAGTTATTCCACCTGTTTACAGATGTAACTGTTGTACCAGATTATTTGATGACAGAGCTTTACTCAGTACTCATCTTCAGCTTCACACAAATCATCGGGAACCTTTAATATGCAAATACTGCAGCAAACAATTTGCAAATCTTAACAGACTGGAGAATCATGAACAAGTCTGCAGGAGTTCAGGCAGCATATCTGTTCAGAGTGGAAATGAACAAAAATTTTTAGATAACTATACTACTACTGATGAAAGAAATGGAAGCTCACATGGAAGCACAGAGCCTCTGATGTCTGAAAACAATATTACTGATTACTCCAGTGCAAACTGCACCTTGCCAGAAACAGATCATTTGGTTAAAGTTGTTGATGGGCAGATATTATATACATGCATTGTTTGCAAACGTAGCTATGTAACATTGTCCAGCCTTCGAAGACATGCAAATGTGCATTCATGGAGAAGAACTTATCCTTGCCATTACTGCAACAAAGTATTTGCATTAGCTGAATATCGTACCAGACATGAAATCTGGCACACAGGAGAAAGGCGTTATCAGTGCATTTTCTGCCTTGAGACTTTCATGACCTATTATATACTAAAAAATCATCAGAAATCTTTCCATGCAATTGACCATCGACTTGCAGTAAATAAAAAAACAGCTAATGGAGGCTTAAAGCCTAGCATGTATCCTTACAAACTTTATAGGCTTTTACCTATGAAATGCAGAAGGCTACCTTATAAGTCCTACCAGAATTCTTCGTATGAAAATGTACAAGCAAACAACCAAGTTAATGAAGCAACTTCTAGTACCTGCATTATTCAGAATTCTCTCAACTCTGAACTACCTTCGCTGAATTTTCAAAATAATATATTAACAAACAATACCACTATTTCCTTGAATACATCTTCATGCAATGATGCAACATTGTCTATGAATATTCAGAATGTTTCACCTTGGGCAGTAGGAATGTTAAATTCTAACCTACAAAGTGACTTTTTTACTGCAGAAAAATCAGtgcccacagctgcaaatgaacTTAGTTCTGGTTCACAGGAATGTGATTCCTCCATTCTGCCTTTCAGTAATGTGAGTGAAAATTCAGCCTCTGTTATTAACTATAGCAGCTCAGCACCTTCGGTTATAATGCACAGTAGTAGAGTTTCATCAGTAATAATGCACAGTAATGCAGTCACTTCTGTGGGAAGCAGTAAGACAATATCCTCCAATAATACAGCCAGTCAGTCCATAAAAGATGACTGTAAACATGGGTCAGATAATTATGGCAAAGGTATTACTAAAGCAAAaactattaaagaaaaaaagaaaacacttctGTACAATAGAGGAGAAACACTCGAGGAGTTACAGAATATTACAGGATCTGGAGGTTCATCTAACAAGGCTACAGATACTTTCCAAGAATCAAGTAAAACTGAAACCTACATTGCAAAGCCTGCCTTACCTGGAACATCTACTGATAGTAACGTTGCTCCTCTTTGTCAAATAACAGTAAAAATTGGGAATGAGGCTATCGTAAAAAGACATATTTTAGGATCCAAACTGTTTTATAAAAGAGAAAGAAGGTCTAAATGTGACTCTGAACAGGACAATCAGCCTCAGGAGACtgaaacagagagaaaagaaagaagccCAGCTAGGCTTTGCAGATCAGAATGTATGGAACTGACTGAAATGTGCGATGATGTAAGTGATCAGGATTCCAATGACAAACCCTGGAGACCTTATTATAATTACAAACCAAAAAAGAAATCTAAACAGCTAAGAAAAATGAGAAAAGTCAAATGGAGGAAGAATCATGGGAACAAGAACTCCAGTAGTGAAAGTCAAAATACGTGCAATAGAGAGTATGCACTTAgaaacattcctgaagaaaagggCATTAATAAAGAAGGAAACACGGAAATGCCTAATCTTCATTGTGAGCTCTGTGAGATAGAGAAATCTTCCACTGAAGAAATCCAAGAACCTATACATTGGCATGTACCTACTTCAAAGCCTTATATTTGTGAATTATGCCAAAAGCAGTTCCAGAGCCCATCCACACTAAAAATGCATATGAGATGTCATACTGGGGAAAAGCCGTATACTTGTAAAACCTGTGGTAAGTGTTTTTCAGTTCCAGGAAACCTACAGAAACATGAACGCATTCACTTGGGTGTCAAGGATTTTGTCTGTCAATATTGTAGTAAGGCATTCACTTTAAATGAAACTCTCAAAATACATGAAAGAATACATACTGGAGAAAAACGCTACCATTGTCAATTCTGCTTACAGAGTTTTTTATATCTTTCTACCAAAAGAAATCATGAGCAAAGACATGTACATGAACACAATGGAAAAGGATATGCTTGTCTTCAGTGCCCCAAAATTTGCAAGACAGCAGCTGCTCTTGGAATGCACCAGAAGAAACATCTATTCAAAAGCCCAAGTCAACAGGATAGAAAAGAGTATTTGTGTAATGAAAGCTCTAAACCTTTGGAAAGTCAAGATTTCATTGACTCAGATGGGAATGAAGTGAATAGTATACAGAGTATGACTCCAAAAATTATACTTTGA